One genomic segment of Gemmatimonas aurantiaca includes these proteins:
- a CDS encoding serine hydrolase: MTAFLFSLVAAVLLQPPPDSAAFARAKAYAASTDGQAVLVMYRGRIIHEAYMAGGRVSARQLLASGSKSFVGLATLAAVADGKVSLDAPVARYLTEWQQDARKSRITVRQLLSLESGLETGNPGTGCGGRGATWNDAVRAGTFAEPGTRFRYGPYPFIAMGAALERVNGGETFDAYLARRILTPLGVTVEWRARCADGKPQLAGGAAMTARDWATVGEFVRRDGVYKGQRLLPESLVRELFTPAHSNPSYGLSWWLVGGTLMAKSATQSVDTARPDWLPADLVMAAGMGKQRLYVIPSRELVIVRLGRLRGGQAFSDLDFLKPLLAPVG; the protein is encoded by the coding sequence ATGACCGCGTTCCTCTTCTCTCTCGTGGCGGCGGTGTTGCTGCAGCCGCCGCCCGATTCCGCCGCTTTCGCGCGTGCCAAGGCGTATGCGGCGTCCACCGACGGGCAGGCCGTGCTGGTCATGTATCGCGGCAGGATCATTCACGAAGCATACATGGCGGGCGGACGCGTCTCCGCCCGCCAGTTGCTCGCCAGTGGCTCCAAGAGCTTCGTCGGTCTCGCTACGCTTGCCGCCGTGGCCGACGGCAAGGTGTCCCTCGATGCTCCGGTGGCCCGGTACCTCACCGAGTGGCAGCAGGACGCGCGCAAATCGCGCATCACCGTACGACAACTGCTCTCGCTCGAAAGCGGACTCGAAACCGGCAATCCCGGCACCGGTTGCGGTGGACGTGGGGCGACCTGGAACGACGCGGTCCGCGCCGGCACGTTTGCCGAACCCGGCACCAGATTCCGCTACGGCCCCTATCCCTTCATTGCCATGGGCGCCGCGCTGGAGCGTGTCAACGGCGGTGAAACGTTCGACGCCTATCTCGCGCGCCGTATCCTCACGCCACTCGGCGTAACCGTGGAGTGGCGCGCGCGGTGCGCCGACGGCAAGCCGCAACTGGCCGGCGGCGCCGCGATGACCGCCCGCGATTGGGCCACGGTCGGCGAATTCGTGCGACGGGACGGCGTGTACAAAGGACAACGCCTGCTCCCCGAGTCGCTCGTGCGTGAGTTGTTCACACCCGCGCACAGCAACCCCAGTTACGGACTGTCGTGGTGGCTCGTGGGAGGCACGCTCATGGCCAAGTCAGCGACCCAGTCGGTGGACACGGCACGCCCCGACTGGCTCCCCGCCGATCTGGTGATGGCCGCCGGCATGGGCAAACAACGCCTCTATGTGATTCCGTCACGCGAGCTCGTCATCGTGCGCCTGGGCCGGCTGCGCGGAGGGCAGGCCTTCAGTGATCTCGATTTTCTGAAGCCGTTGCTCGCTCCGGTCGGTTGA
- a CDS encoding RHS repeat-associated core domain-containing protein — MQRTVWDGEQVMYEIRSSGGTGVNPVHMELEGGAQTGETVEPYGIVVYAHAQGLDEPVGVLKRYATSVGAGSTAAYVTPYVTPYASYQGAWSYGANASGATCVAAGAACPAWPGYVATVDGRAPGADVSTVAVWWGDLLRGPTTTGGPQYLRNRYYDATTGQFTQADPIGLAGGLNLYGFGSGDPVNYRDPMGLCVPLP, encoded by the coding sequence GTGCAGCGCACGGTGTGGGACGGGGAGCAGGTGATGTACGAGATCCGGAGTTCTGGCGGCACGGGCGTGAACCCGGTGCACATGGAGCTGGAAGGCGGGGCCCAGACCGGCGAGACGGTGGAGCCGTACGGCATCGTGGTGTACGCGCATGCGCAGGGCCTCGACGAGCCCGTGGGCGTGCTCAAGCGCTACGCGACCAGCGTGGGGGCCGGCAGCACGGCGGCGTACGTGACGCCGTACGTGACGCCGTACGCGAGCTATCAGGGCGCGTGGAGTTATGGCGCGAACGCGAGCGGCGCGACGTGCGTGGCGGCGGGCGCGGCCTGTCCGGCGTGGCCGGGCTATGTGGCCACGGTGGACGGCCGGGCCCCGGGCGCGGACGTGTCGACGGTGGCGGTGTGGTGGGGCGATCTGCTACGCGGGCCCACGACAACGGGCGGCCCGCAGTACCTCCGCAACCGCTACTACGACGCGACGACGGGGCAGTTCACGCAGGCGGACCCGATCGGGCTGGCCGGCGGGCTCAACCTGTACGGGTTTGGGAGCGGGGATCCGGTCAACTATCGCGATCCGATGGGGTTGTGCGTCCCCTTGCCTTAG